A section of the Enterococcus montenegrensis genome encodes:
- the pyrH gene encoding UMP kinase: MVKPKYQRVVLKLSGEALAGDEGFGIKPPTIKEIVKEIRDVHELGVEMAIVVGGGNIWRGQIGAQMGMERAQADYMGMLATVMNALALQDTLENEGVPTRVQTSIEMRQIAEPYIRRRAERHLEKGRIVIFAGGTGNPYFSTDTTAALRAAEINADVILMAKNNVDGVYSADPKLDDTAVKYEELTHLDVIAKGLQVMDSTASSLSMDNDIPLVVFNLNEPGNIRRVILGEHIGTTVRGK; the protein is encoded by the coding sequence ATGGTTAAACCAAAATATCAACGAGTAGTCCTAAAATTAAGTGGGGAAGCATTAGCAGGCGATGAAGGCTTCGGCATTAAACCACCAACTATTAAAGAAATTGTCAAAGAAATTAGAGATGTCCATGAACTTGGTGTCGAAATGGCGATTGTTGTCGGTGGCGGCAATATTTGGCGGGGACAAATTGGTGCCCAAATGGGAATGGAAAGAGCACAAGCGGATTACATGGGAATGTTAGCAACCGTCATGAATGCTCTAGCACTCCAAGATACCTTGGAAAACGAAGGGGTACCAACCCGTGTGCAAACTTCAATTGAAATGCGTCAAATTGCAGAACCATATATTCGCAGACGAGCAGAACGTCACCTTGAAAAAGGTCGGATTGTCATTTTTGCTGGTGGAACGGGTAATCCTTACTTTTCAACGGATACTACAGCTGCATTGCGCGCAGCAGAAATTAATGCTGACGTAATTTTAATGGCAAAAAATAATGTTGATGGTGTTTACTCTGCAGATCCAAAATTAGATGATACTGCTGTTAAATATGAAGAATTAACACATTTAGATGTGATTGCAAAAGGTCTTCAAGTAATGGATTCAACCGCAAGCTCACTAAGTATGGACAATGATATTCCTTTAGTTGTCTTCAATTTAAATGAACCAGGAAACATTCGCCGTGTTATTTTAGGTGAGCATATTGGAACTACAGTGAGGGGGAAATAA
- the tsf gene encoding translation elongation factor Ts gives MADVTAKMVKELRDMTGVGMMDAKRALVEVEGDIEKAVDLLREKGMAKAAKKNDRIAAEGLASVAVNGNVAAVVEVNSETDFVSKNEMFQDLVKEIAELVAANKPADMEAAMKLETAKGTVESSLIEATQVIGEKISFRRFEVVEKDDNAAFGGYLHMGGRIAVLTVLDGTTDEAVAKDVAMHVAAINPRYVDESQIPAEELEHEKNVLTEQALNEGKPANIVEKMVEGRLKKFKAEISLVDQPFVKDPDMTVSKYVASKGATVKSFVRFEVGEGIEKREDNFVEEVMSQVKK, from the coding sequence ATGGCAGACGTTACAGCTAAAATGGTTAAAGAATTACGCGACATGACAGGTGTCGGTATGATGGATGCAAAACGTGCATTAGTAGAAGTTGAAGGCGACATTGAAAAAGCCGTAGATTTATTAAGAGAAAAAGGTATGGCCAAAGCTGCTAAGAAAAATGACCGTATCGCAGCGGAAGGATTGGCTTCTGTTGCTGTAAACGGTAACGTTGCAGCAGTTGTAGAAGTAAACTCAGAGACTGACTTTGTTTCTAAAAACGAAATGTTCCAAGATCTAGTTAAAGAAATCGCTGAATTAGTAGCAGCAAACAAACCAGCTGACATGGAAGCTGCTATGAAATTAGAAACTGCTAAAGGTACAGTTGAATCTTCATTAATCGAAGCAACGCAAGTTATCGGCGAAAAAATCAGCTTCCGTCGTTTTGAAGTTGTTGAAAAAGATGATAATGCAGCATTTGGCGGCTACTTACACATGGGCGGACGTATCGCTGTATTAACTGTTTTAGATGGTACAACTGACGAAGCAGTTGCAAAAGATGTTGCAATGCACGTTGCAGCTATCAACCCACGTTACGTTGACGAATCACAAATTCCAGCTGAAGAGTTAGAACATGAAAAAAATGTTTTAACTGAACAAGCTTTAAACGAAGGCAAACCAGCTAATATCGTTGAAAAAATGGTTGAAGGCCGCTTGAAGAAATTCAAAGCTGAAATTTCTTTAGTTGACCAACCATTTGTTAAAGATCCAGATATGACTGTTTCCAAATACGTTGCTTCAAAAGGCGCGACAGTGAAATCATTTGTTCGCTTTGAAGTTGGCGAAGGTATCGAAAAACGCGAAGATAACTTTGTTGAAGAAGTTATGAGCCAAGTTAAAAAATAA
- the rpsB gene encoding 30S ribosomal protein S2: MAVISMKQLLEAGVHFGHQTRRWNPKMKKYIFTERNGIYIIDLQKTVKLVDVAYDYMKNVAEEGGVALFVGTKKQAQEAIKEEATRAGQFYVNHRWLGGTLTNWETIQKRVARLKQINKMEEDGTFEVLPKKEVVGLNKERERLEKFLGGIADMPRIPDVMYIVDPRKERIAVQEARKLNIPIVAMVDTNCDPDEIDVVIPSNDDAIRAVKLITAKMADALIEGNQGEDQVVEETFVSEDAEGTTSIEEIVDVVEGDNQAE; this comes from the coding sequence ATGGCAGTAATCTCAATGAAACAATTGCTAGAAGCCGGCGTACACTTTGGTCACCAAACTCGTCGCTGGAACCCAAAAATGAAGAAATATATCTTCACAGAACGTAATGGTATCTACATTATCGACTTACAAAAAACAGTTAAGTTAGTAGATGTAGCATACGACTACATGAAAAACGTTGCTGAAGAAGGCGGCGTTGCATTGTTTGTTGGTACTAAAAAACAAGCACAAGAAGCTATCAAAGAAGAAGCAACGCGTGCTGGTCAATTCTACGTTAACCATCGTTGGTTAGGTGGTACGTTGACTAACTGGGAAACAATCCAAAAACGTGTAGCTCGTTTGAAACAAATCAACAAAATGGAAGAAGACGGTACTTTTGAAGTACTACCTAAAAAAGAAGTTGTGGGCTTAAACAAAGAACGCGAACGTCTTGAAAAATTCTTAGGTGGTATCGCAGATATGCCACGTATTCCAGATGTAATGTACATCGTTGATCCTCGTAAAGAACGTATTGCTGTTCAAGAAGCTCGTAAATTGAATATTCCAATCGTAGCGATGGTTGATACAAACTGTGATCCAGATGAAATCGATGTTGTAATCCCATCAAATGATGATGCGATTCGCGCCGTTAAATTAATCACAGCTAAAATGGCTGACGCTTTAATCGAAGGCAACCAAGGTGAAGACCAAGTTGTTGAAGAAACTTTCGTATCAGAAGATGCTGAAGGCACTACTTCAATCGAAGAAATCGTTGACGTTGTTGAAGGCGACAACCAAGCTGAATAA
- a CDS encoding arginine repressor: MRKADRHLLIKQIVSNQTVRTQEELLNILESHGVTATQATISRDIRDLKIIKVPDENGVARFEIFQGDRFEGDGREEERRLIHMVEDVVVKVERVQFLTIIVTIPDNAQVLCALIDDIDVPEKVTTIAGFDTVIVISRTEEDALKIEEYFKSHIIA, encoded by the coding sequence ATGCGTAAAGCTGATCGTCATTTATTAATTAAACAAATTGTTAGCAATCAAACCGTTCGTACACAAGAAGAGCTTTTAAATATTTTGGAAAGCCATGGTGTGACAGCTACACAAGCAACAATTTCGCGGGATATCCGCGATTTAAAAATTATCAAGGTACCTGATGAAAATGGTGTCGCCCGTTTTGAAATTTTCCAAGGAGACCGCTTTGAAGGAGATGGCCGTGAAGAAGAACGCCGCCTCATTCATATGGTCGAAGATGTCGTTGTTAAAGTGGAACGCGTTCAATTTTTAACGATTATCGTCACTATCCCGGATAACGCCCAAGTCTTATGTGCTTTAATTGACGATATCGATGTACCTGAAAAAGTCACCACTATTGCTGGTTTTGACACTGTCATTGTTATCTCGCGAACAGAAGAAGACGCACTCAAAATTGAAGAATATTTTAAATCTCATATTATCGCTTAA
- the lysS gene encoding lysine--tRNA ligase, whose protein sequence is MHWAFQIAQALIRKYPDKKTPITCASGVSPSGYIHVGNFREIVTTYFVTQALHFLGATPRYILSWDDYDRLRKIPKNVTGVTAEKIGMPYTKIAPPSQASESVYSYGDYFENLFIHDLKQMHITPEFIFETTAYESGAYDADIALALSKRKEIYDILSRFRTEKADDLERESYYPISLYCDNCYHDTTTITHYDEKTQRISYTCHNCGHVAKQQIGQKQRIKLHWKIDWPMRWRYEKVAFEPGGKDHSSKNGSFDVAKAIAAEIFEWHAPMYQPYDFVNIKGQTKKMSSSAGNILTLPDLLSIYTPELVFYLYGKYQPKAQFDLGLDDVVLRNYKEFEQLVTKAKNNQLDETRHQLLQLTGVNLKENYPEFGHVVSILALTANNDSLAKELLQKEAAYSEAAIDYILPRAQYWIENDAKNRLITINDTKNFAAYQKLSDEVKEEIEKFRQILPQANDLAAADFMQKIYDLSDTSDKKTKRSKQKELFTALYQLTLNQDHGPRIPLLIKVIGIKKMQQLLQFEQS, encoded by the coding sequence ATGCACTGGGCTTTTCAAATTGCACAAGCACTAATAAGAAAATACCCTGACAAAAAGACACCCATTACTTGTGCTTCTGGGGTTAGTCCTTCTGGCTACATTCATGTCGGTAATTTTCGCGAAATTGTCACCACCTATTTTGTCACACAGGCACTACACTTTTTAGGTGCTACTCCCCGTTATATTTTATCATGGGATGATTATGATCGTTTACGAAAGATTCCTAAAAATGTTACCGGGGTCACAGCAGAAAAAATTGGAATGCCTTACACTAAAATAGCCCCTCCTAGTCAGGCATCTGAATCCGTTTATTCCTATGGTGATTATTTCGAAAATTTGTTTATCCATGATTTAAAACAAATGCATATCACACCAGAATTTATCTTTGAAACAACGGCTTATGAAAGCGGCGCTTATGATGCAGATATCGCCTTAGCCTTAAGCAAACGTAAAGAAATATATGATATTTTAAGCCGTTTCCGTACCGAAAAAGCCGACGATTTAGAAAGAGAAAGCTATTATCCAATCTCTTTATACTGCGACAACTGCTATCACGACACGACAACAATTACCCACTATGATGAAAAAACACAACGTATTTCTTATACTTGTCACAATTGCGGTCACGTTGCCAAACAACAAATTGGACAAAAACAACGGATTAAACTTCACTGGAAAATCGACTGGCCAATGCGATGGCGTTATGAAAAAGTTGCTTTTGAACCCGGAGGTAAAGATCATTCTTCAAAAAATGGGAGTTTTGATGTTGCTAAAGCAATTGCTGCTGAAATTTTTGAATGGCACGCCCCCATGTACCAACCTTATGATTTTGTAAACATTAAAGGTCAAACCAAAAAGATGTCAAGCTCTGCTGGCAATATTTTGACATTACCAGACTTATTATCTATTTATACACCAGAGCTGGTTTTCTATTTATACGGAAAATATCAGCCAAAAGCGCAATTTGATCTAGGTCTTGATGATGTTGTTTTGCGCAACTACAAAGAATTTGAGCAACTGGTTACAAAAGCTAAAAATAATCAACTAGATGAAACTCGCCACCAATTATTACAATTAACTGGTGTGAATTTAAAAGAAAATTATCCTGAATTTGGCCATGTAGTTAGCATCTTAGCTCTTACCGCCAATAACGATTCATTAGCTAAGGAATTATTGCAAAAAGAAGCTGCTTATTCAGAAGCCGCAATTGATTACATCTTGCCTCGTGCACAGTATTGGATTGAAAACGATGCCAAAAACCGTCTGATTACAATCAATGACACCAAAAATTTTGCAGCCTATCAAAAACTTTCAGATGAAGTAAAAGAAGAAATAGAAAAATTTCGTCAAATACTTCCGCAAGCAAATGATTTAGCAGCTGCAGATTTCATGCAAAAAATTTACGATTTATCCGATACCAGCGATAAAAAAACGAAACGCAGCAAACAAAAAGAACTCTTTACCGCCCTTTATCAATTGACTTTAAATCAAGATCACGGACCGCGAATACCATTATTGATAAAAGTAATTGGGATTAAAAAAATGCAACAATTGCTTCAATTTGAGCAATCGTGA
- the argS gene encoding arginine--tRNA ligase: MNNKDVVAKALYDVLKDDLTMEQIEKLLENPKSADHGDVAFPAFALAKAYKKAPQQIAPELAEKIDGKNFEKIEVVGPYLNFFMNKGAISEKVLATVVKEKEHYGDANIGENRNVPIDLSSPNIAKPISMGHLRSTVIGNSIGFIMEKIGYNPIRINHLGDWGTQFGKLIVAYKKWGSEEAVKSEPINELLRLYVQFHEEVETQPELDDEARAWFKKLEDGDKEAVSLWQWFRDESMKEFNKIYDMLEVKFDSLNGEAFYNDKMDGIIELLEEKHLLKEDRGAEIVDLSAYDLNPALIRKSDGATLYITRDLAAALYRKRTYDFAQSIYVVGNEQSYHFKQLKAVLKEMGFDWSDDMHHIAFGLITQGGKKLSTRKGKIVLLEEVLNQAIDSAKEQISEKNPDLENKDEVAKQVGVGAVIFHDLKNDRLNTFDFTLEEVVRFEGETGPYVQYTHARAMSILAKAGFTPNEAADYKLNDEASWEVVKLIQQYPETILKAAANYEPSVIAKHAIKLAQAFNKYYANVKILADDDQKDARLALVYAVTVLLKEDLRLLGLHAPEKM; this comes from the coding sequence ATGAACAACAAAGATGTCGTAGCAAAAGCGCTTTATGATGTATTAAAAGATGATTTAACCATGGAGCAAATCGAAAAATTATTGGAAAATCCAAAATCAGCTGATCATGGGGATGTTGCTTTTCCAGCCTTTGCTTTAGCTAAAGCGTATAAAAAAGCGCCACAACAAATTGCACCAGAATTAGCGGAAAAAATTGATGGCAAAAACTTTGAAAAAATCGAAGTAGTAGGTCCATACTTAAACTTCTTTATGAATAAAGGTGCTATTTCTGAAAAAGTTTTAGCGACTGTTGTCAAAGAAAAAGAACATTACGGGGATGCCAATATAGGTGAAAATCGTAATGTACCAATCGATTTGTCTTCACCCAACATTGCCAAGCCGATTTCAATGGGACATTTACGTTCAACGGTTATCGGAAATTCAATTGGTTTTATTATGGAAAAAATCGGCTACAACCCAATTCGTATTAACCACTTAGGTGACTGGGGTACGCAATTTGGCAAATTAATTGTTGCTTATAAAAAATGGGGTTCTGAAGAAGCTGTAAAATCTGAACCAATCAACGAGTTATTACGTTTATACGTGCAATTCCACGAAGAAGTAGAAACACAACCTGAATTAGACGATGAAGCGCGCGCATGGTTTAAAAAATTAGAAGACGGCGATAAAGAAGCGGTTTCTTTATGGCAATGGTTCCGTGATGAGTCAATGAAAGAATTCAATAAGATTTATGACATGTTGGAAGTGAAGTTTGACTCATTAAACGGTGAAGCTTTCTACAATGACAAAATGGATGGAATCATTGAATTGTTAGAAGAAAAACATTTGTTAAAAGAAGACCGTGGGGCTGAAATCGTTGACTTATCTGCTTATGATTTAAATCCAGCGTTAATTCGTAAGTCAGATGGCGCTACACTTTATATTACCCGTGACTTAGCGGCAGCGTTATACCGCAAGCGCACGTATGACTTTGCGCAATCCATTTATGTTGTCGGAAATGAACAAAGTTATCACTTTAAACAATTAAAAGCAGTCTTAAAAGAAATGGGCTTTGACTGGTCTGATGATATGCATCACATTGCCTTTGGTTTAATTACTCAAGGTGGTAAGAAATTGTCTACCCGTAAAGGTAAAATTGTCTTACTAGAAGAAGTGTTAAATCAAGCGATTGATTCAGCCAAAGAACAAATCTCTGAAAAAAATCCTGACTTGGAAAATAAAGATGAAGTAGCAAAACAAGTTGGTGTAGGGGCAGTTATTTTCCACGATCTTAAAAATGATCGTTTAAATACCTTTGACTTCACGTTAGAAGAAGTTGTTCGTTTTGAAGGTGAAACAGGACCATACGTACAATACACACACGCTCGTGCAATGAGCATTTTGGCTAAAGCTGGCTTTACACCAAATGAAGCGGCTGATTACAAACTAAATGATGAAGCATCTTGGGAAGTTGTAAAATTAATTCAACAATACCCAGAAACAATCTTAAAAGCAGCTGCTAATTATGAACCATCTGTCATTGCCAAACATGCAATTAAATTGGCACAAGCGTTTAACAAATACTATGCGAATGTGAAGATTTTAGCAGACGATGATCAAAAGGATGCTCGTTTAGCTTTAGTTTATGCAGTTACCGTTTTACTAAAAGAAGATTTACGTCTATTAGGATTACATGCACCTGAGAAAATGTAA
- the arcC gene encoding carbamate kinase, with amino-acid sequence MAKRKVVVALGGNAILSDDATAQAQQNALKETAKYLVQFIEQGDELIISHGNGPQVGNLLIQQAAADSEKTPAMPLDTCVAMTEGSIGYWLQNEMGAILKEKGIDKDVVSLVTQVIVAEDDPSFNNPSKPVGPFFTEEEAKQQMQAGNATFKEDAGRGWRKVVASPKPLSIKEARVIESLVDQGVVTISVGGGGIPVVETAKGLEGREAVIDKDFASEKLAEIIKADLLIVLTGVDNVYVNYQKPDQKKLERVTVSEMKQYIQEDQFAPGSMLPKVQACIEFVEARPEGKAIITSLENIENLLANEDGTIVVAD; translated from the coding sequence ATGGCAAAACGTAAAGTCGTTGTAGCTTTAGGTGGTAATGCAATCTTATCTGATGACGCAACTGCACAAGCACAACAAAATGCATTAAAAGAAACTGCAAAATATTTAGTTCAATTTATCGAACAAGGGGATGAATTAATCATCTCCCATGGTAATGGTCCCCAAGTTGGGAACTTACTAATCCAACAAGCGGCAGCGGACTCTGAAAAAACACCAGCTATGCCTTTAGATACTTGTGTTGCTATGACAGAAGGTTCAATTGGTTACTGGTTGCAAAATGAAATGGGCGCTATCTTAAAAGAAAAAGGTATTGATAAAGATGTTGTTTCTTTAGTGACACAAGTTATTGTGGCAGAAGACGATCCATCTTTTAATAATCCAAGTAAACCAGTTGGTCCATTCTTCACTGAAGAAGAAGCCAAACAACAAATGCAAGCGGGCAATGCTACTTTTAAAGAAGATGCAGGGCGAGGCTGGCGTAAAGTTGTTGCATCACCAAAACCACTTTCAATTAAAGAAGCACGCGTGATCGAAAGCTTAGTAGATCAAGGTGTGGTGACAATTTCTGTTGGTGGTGGCGGTATTCCTGTTGTGGAAACTGCAAAAGGTTTGGAAGGTCGCGAAGCTGTAATTGACAAAGATTTCGCTTCTGAAAAATTAGCGGAAATCATTAAAGCAGACCTTCTAATCGTCTTGACTGGTGTTGATAATGTGTATGTAAATTATCAAAAACCAGATCAAAAGAAATTAGAACGCGTGACAGTTTCAGAAATGAAACAATACATTCAAGAAGATCAATTTGCTCCAGGCAGTATGTTGCCTAAAGTACAAGCATGTATTGAATTTGTTGAAGCTCGTCCTGAAGGTAAAGCAATCATCACTTCATTGGAAAATATTGAAAACTTATTGGCTAATGAAGATGGCACGATTGTAGTTGCCGACTAA
- the argF gene encoding ornithine carbamoyltransferase: MKESVFQGRSLLAEKDFTKEELQYLIDFSEHLKDLKKRGIPHRYLEGKNIALLFEKTSTRTRAAFTTASIDLGAHPEYLGANDIQLGKKESTEDTAKVLGRMFDGIEFRGFSQKMVEELAEFSGVPVWNGLTDEWHPTQMIADFLTIQENFGTVEDITLAYCGDGRNNMANSLLVTGAILGTNVRIVAPKELQPEEEIQKMAQEFAEKSGAKLMVTDDVDKGVDGADVLYADVWVSMGEEDKFEERIKLLRPYQINMELVEKTHNTDRLIFLHCLPAFHDTNTVYGEQMKERFGITEMEVTDEVFRSKYARQFDQAENRMHSIKAIMAATLGNLFIPRA, from the coding sequence ATGAAAGAATCAGTATTCCAAGGAAGAAGCTTGTTAGCAGAAAAAGATTTTACAAAAGAAGAATTACAATATCTAATCGATTTTTCTGAACATTTGAAAGATCTTAAAAAACGTGGGATTCCACATCGCTACTTAGAAGGTAAAAATATTGCACTTTTATTTGAAAAAACTTCTACACGGACACGGGCTGCTTTTACTACAGCTTCAATTGATTTAGGTGCACATCCGGAATACCTTGGTGCAAATGATATTCAATTAGGTAAAAAAGAATCAACAGAAGATACTGCAAAAGTATTGGGTCGTATGTTTGACGGAATTGAATTCCGCGGATTCAGCCAAAAAATGGTTGAAGAGTTGGCTGAGTTTTCAGGCGTTCCAGTTTGGAATGGTTTGACAGACGAATGGCATCCAACACAAATGATTGCCGACTTCTTAACAATCCAAGAAAACTTTGGCACAGTTGAAGATATTACATTAGCTTACTGTGGAGATGGCCGTAATAACATGGCAAACTCATTGTTAGTAACAGGTGCGATTTTAGGTACAAATGTACGTATCGTAGCACCAAAAGAATTACAACCTGAAGAAGAAATCCAAAAAATGGCACAAGAGTTTGCTGAAAAATCTGGTGCCAAATTAATGGTAACAGACGATGTTGATAAAGGCGTTGATGGCGCTGATGTATTGTATGCCGATGTTTGGGTATCAATGGGTGAAGAAGACAAATTTGAAGAACGTATCAAATTATTGCGTCCTTACCAAATCAACATGGAATTAGTTGAGAAAACACATAATACAGATCGCTTAATCTTCTTACACTGCTTACCAGCATTCCATGATACAAACACTGTATATGGCGAACAAATGAAAGAAAGATTTGGCATTACTGAAATGGAAGTTACAGATGAAGTCTTCCGTTCTAAATATGCGCGTCAATTTGATCAAGCGGAAAACCGCATGCACTCAATCAAAGCTATTATGGCTGCGACATTAGGTAATCTGTTTATTCCACGTGCTTAA